In the Oscillospiraceae bacterium genome, ACAGACTATCGGAAAAGTTGAAGGATGATTGTATATAATCGAGTAGGAGGCTCTCTCAACTCTAAAGAGCCGACCTCTCACACCACCGTGCGTACCGACCGGTACACGGCGGTTCAACCACATGATTTTGTCAAGATTAGTTGACACATTTTCCTCAAGGATTCTGTACTTTATGCCGCTTCTTTCAGTGAATCATAGTATTGCTGTCGTTTGACTATAGGGGGGAGCCCTCCATTGGCCGAGCAGATTCTTCGGTTATTCCAGTAGCTTATCTCCTTCATGGCATCCGCCAGTGGCTGATATTTCCATGGGCGGTCTTTGTTTGCAAGATACTGGTAAAATCCCTGTCTGCTGACATGAAGGATCCTGCAGAAAAAGGCGATATCCCCTTTTAATTCGCCGTCTTTCGTTTTTAATGCAATAAACTTCATTCTTTCGTTTTTGCTGACTTCAGACGGCTCGCGGCGAAAAAAGCGCTGGCTTCCTCCAGAAAGTCGTTTTCTTTCTTCAAACGTCGGTTTTCTTTCTCCAGTTCCTTTACCTGCTGGCGAAGCTTTAGGAGTTCCTCGTTAAGCGTCATAGCGCTTTGTGGGGTCTGTGAGCCAGCTCCAAGGTCAAGAGTGCCAAGACGGTTAGCCCGTACCCAGCTATACATGGTGTTCTTGGGGATCCCCTGTTCTTTGGCGGCCTTAGCTTGTCCGATTTCTTTGGCAAGTTTCACTGCCTGTACTTTGTATTCGTGGTCATATTGTCTGTTTTCTGCCGTTTTATTCACTCCTTATTCTCTTGATTATATCTCAAATCCTTGAAAATAGGGTGTCAAATTTTATTTATACCACATCATGCTTTTTTGTTACTTTATTGTTTTGGCGGCAGAGGACCGCCGTTTTCTGCCCGCGCCCCTCCGAGTTTTGAGGTCTATTCAATGAAACTCAAAATTCAGGAGGTTTATGATGGCAAAGAAAAAAGATTTCTACAATCAATCAATTTCTGGTGAGGATGTCGAACTGCTAGCACAATTCACCGGAAAACTGGACAAGGTTCTGCACAACAAGAGAGTTTCATATCTGCGGAAGAAGAACCAGAAGGAGACGAAGGAAGTTTCCTTTGAAGCAAATGCCTCTTACTTAGAGGGTGTATCCTGCAGAATTGAGGTATCTGTTGAAGAGTGCGTTGAAGAAAAGCTGATGTTGGAAGAGACTGACAAACATCTGCAGAATCTTCCTGTTAGAGAGTATGCGGTTATCACATGCCTCTACATCAACGAGATGAGCGTAAAGGAGACTGCCAAGGAGTTGGGCATCAAGCCCAACACGGTCAGCACGCATAAGAAAAATGCAACTGCACGGATTCGCAAAAAGATGGAGGACAAGTAATATGGGAATGTTTAAGAATATTCTGGTAAGGGCACACCATGGTGACAAAGAGGCCGTGGACAAACTCTATGAGCAGTATAAACCCCTGCTGCGGAAGTACAGCTTCGTGAACGGAGTTTTTGATGAGGATTTGCATCATATCCTTGTGATTGCATTTCTCGAAATGATTCGGACATTCAAGGTCTAATCTTTTCCTGACAAAAAGGATGCCGAACCCCATTGTTCCGCGTCCTTTTTGCTATAGGTTGTTCAACAACTCTCAAACAAGTTGTTTCGATTCTGTGCGCCGAAAATAAGTTTAGAAAAAATGCAAATTTTTTCTCGAATTTTGGCACCCTTTTGCGAGTATACAGTATAGAGGGACAAAATAAGCCCTCTTTCCCCCTTGGCACCTTGGCAACCGAATATCCGAATCACCGGCTACATACAACTGACCTTGCCGCAACCCAAGGAGCGTCGGCAGGTGCGTCCCGACTCTGACGCGATGAGGCTGCCTAACCGCAGCGGAGCGCCCCCAGAGGCGGGAGAGGTGGCGTGGAACACATACCTCAAGCGAAGGGTCAGCAATCATGATACACACCGTGGCGATGCTCTCAAGGCGTCGGCGGTACTGCCAACAATGTGGTACAGGAAGTGGGAGCTGTTTCCAGCAGCCGGGTCGGTGGTTCGCCCTTATATCCGGGAAGTAGTGTCGAATAGGGTATAAAATTTGATTCCAGATTATGGCGGCCACAAGTTTTCAACAAGTGACCGCCATGCTTGTGGAATTAAATCCGCAAATTTTCAAAAAAGAGGTGTTTTGTATAAGCAGCAAAGGATTTAACCAGCGCGATGCCTACCGTGTGATGCTGCGCAAGTATCCCGATGTGATGAACATTGAGCAGATGTGCGATGCCCTGCGAATCAGCACCAAAACGGGGTACAAGCTGCTGCACGAAGGCAAAATCCCGGCGATGAAAATCGGGCGCTCGTATCGCATCCCCAAAGCCCACCTGTTTATGTACCTTCAAATTTGCGGTCAACACTGTCGAGCAGAGAATCGACAGTGTTGATTGTTTTGCGCCGATGCGTTATGCTGTTCTTGTCAACAGCAGATCAGGGGCGACCCAAACCGAAGGAGGTATTTTTTATGGTCGCAGGGCATCTGCAAGAAAAAAATGGTATCTACTATGTGGTACTGACCTACAAAACTTATGACGGCAAACGCAAAACCAAATGGCAATCCACGGGCTTGCCCATCAAGGGCAACAAGCGGCGCGCCGAGGCGATGATGCGTGAGCTGCAAGACGACTTTGAGCCACCCGTTGACCCCAAAGGTCCGCCCAGCAAAGCTATGCTGTTTGCGGATTATCTGGTGCAATGGCTGGAAATCGCAAAGTCAACCGTCAAGCTGACAACCTACGCCAGCTACAAAGAACTGTCGAACAGCAGGATCATTCCTTACTTTAGAAATCTCGGCGTTACGCTGGGCGACCTGAAAGCGGTTCATATCCAAGCATTTTATCAGGAACAGTTGGAGCGTGTGAAGCCCAATACGGTCATTCACTATCATGCGGTTATCCACCGCGCCTTGAAATACGCAGTGAAAACAGACCTGATCGATGTGAACCCTGCCGACAAGGTAGACCGCCCAAAGAAAAACGAATTTACCGGGAACTTTTACAGCAAGGACGAAATGAACGCGCTGTTCGACGCTGTGCGCGGCAGTAAAATTGAGGTGGCAGTTATGTTGACCGCCTTTTATGGTCTGCGCCGCAGCGAGGTTGTAGGGCTGAAATGGGCTGCTGTGGACTTTGAGCAGAACACGATTGAAATCTGCCACACGGTCACAACGGTTCGGCTGGATGGAAAAGAAGTTCTTGTAGAATCCAATGGCACAAAAACCAAATCCAGCAAGCGCACCTTGCCGCTTGTACCGGTTTTCCGGGAACGGCTGCTGACCTTGCAGGAGGAACAGAAAGAAAACCGCAAGCTGTGCGGTAGGTGCTACAACAAAAAATACGCAGACTACATCTGCGTAGACGCAATGGGCAATCTGCTCAAGCCGGATTATCTCTCCAATTCGTTCCAGATTATCTTGCAAAATTATCATCTGCGGCGCATCCGCTTTCACGATTTGCGCCACTCTTGCGCCAGTTTGCTTTTGGCAAACGGTGTCCCGATGAAGATGATTCAGGAGTGGCTGGGACACAGCGATTTCTCTACCACCGCGAATATTTATTCGCATTTGGACTACGCTTCCAAGGTTTCTTCGGCAGAAGCGATGCTGAACGGGCTTGGAATGGGTTCAAATCCGGGAAATGACACTTAAAAAAATGTGATTTCTCTCCAAAACAGGGCGTTTTCTCTCCTGTAATGAAATTGCCAAACTCAAAAATTCCGTTTTTTGCATAAAAAAACGGTACAAAGCGCTCAAAAAAGCACGTTGTACCGTTGATTGGCGGAGCATCAGAGATTTGAACTCTGGCGGCGCTACAAACGCCCTATCGCATTTCGAGTGCGACCCCTTCGACCTCTTGGGTAATGCTCCCTATAGTAATCCCCCAAAATCTTCTCCGGAAAAAGGAGAGAAAAGTAGGAGAGAACAGCAAATATTTAATTGTAGAAAACAGTGTATTTTTGACGATGGGTCGTTAGAAAATCAATGACAACTTCCAAAATGCCTGCTTGATTTCGAGTCAATCTCGTTACGACCGCTTCGATACGTCTGCCTATTTAATTTTTACCGCACCGCCCCGCATAGCGTTTGGAAAAACGCGAGATTTCGATGCAAGATAACGATGAAAGGTTGGGTACGCGACACCCGATAAAGCTCGCCGTTATGAGATTTCCTGCGGACAAGGTGACCTGTTGGATGCAAACTTTCGAATCAATCTCGTTACGACTGCTTCGATACGTCTGCTTATTTGGTTTTGCTGCATGCTACATGGGCAATATGGTTTGCGCCTTATTACATCTTACACACAGCCACATAGCGCATTATAGTATACCAAACTTATCCCCTTTTGTCAATCAGAACAGCCGCTGCTTCTGCGTCGGGGTGGGGTCAAAGGGGGAATCCTCGTGGTGGCGGCGGATGAAGACCTGGCGGGTCTTTTCGGTGATGGACCGGCCGTTGTGCTTGGGCACCGTGTAGAACGTGCGGCTGATGTTATAGTATCCCCGCAGGTGCTGCACCAAAAACTGCGCCACAGCGGGCAGGCAGTCGGTGTCGTCGATGTCCTCATAATTATAGTCGCCGTACAAAAAGGTCACTTCGTCGCTGCCGGCGTGGAGAGTAATGCCTTTTTCATCCAGCACTACCTCGCTGATGACGCTTTGCAGCAACCCAGCGGTGCCGTTTTCGGCGGCCAGTTTGGCGGCGCGGGGGCGCTGCTCCAGCGGGACGCTTTGGGGGTCCAGCTTCTCGGTGCCGCGCTGGCCCACTTCCAGCAGGATGTCCCGCATCATACGGCTTTCCAGCAGGGGCTTGATGCGCTCCTTGGCGCGTGCCTGTTCTGTTTTATTTTGAATGGTAGAAATCAAACCCATGCCGCTGCGGCCTCCCAAACCAATTTCGATACACGGTTAGTATATCATATAATACGACTAACTGCCAGCTTTTTTTGCGCCCGGCGCCGAAATTTGCCATTTTACCGGGTAGCGTATATAATACATGTAGAATAATACCCACAAAAACCAAAAATCGAGGCAGTTATGACAGCGCAGGAAGCATTAAAAACCTATTTCGGCTACGATTCATTCCGTCCGGGGCAGGACACCGTGGTGTCGGCCCTTTTGTCCGGGCGGGACGCGCTGGCCATCATGCCCACGGGCGCGGGCAAGTCGCTGTGCTACCAGATCCCGGCACTGCTGCTGCCGGGGCTGACGCTGGTGATCTCGCCGCTGATCTCGCTGATGCAGGACCAGGTCAAGGGGCTGAGCGCGGCGGGCATCCCGGCGGCATACATCAACTCGGCCCTGACCGAAAACCAAATCGCTAAGGCGCTGCAGCTGGCAGCCCAAGGCAGCTACAAGATCATCTACGTCGCGCCGGAGCGGCTGGAAAGCCCCACCTTCCAAAGCTTTGCCGCATCGGCCGAAATCTCCATGCTGACGGTGGACGAGGCCCACTGCATCAGCCAGTGGGGGCAGGATTTCCGCCCCAGCTACCTGCGCATCCTGGACTTCATCGACAGCCTGCCCCGGCGGCCCATCGTCAGTGCGTTTACGGCCACCGCCACCCGCGAGGTCAAGGACGACATCGCCCAAACGCTGCGTCTGCGCGACCCGGAGATCGTCATTACCGGGTTTGACCGTCCCAACCTCTACTACCGGGTCGAGACCACCCGCCGCAAGGACGCCTTTGTGGCGGACTATGTGCGCAGCCACCCCGGCGAGAGCGGCATCATCTACTGCGCCACCCGCAAAAACGTCGATGCCGTGCAGGAAATGCTGCGAGGCGAGGACATTTCCGCCGCCCGCTACCACGCGGGCATGACCAACGAGGAACGCCGCCAGAGCCAGAACGACTTCATCTACGACGCCGCGCCGGTCATTGTGGCCACCAACGCCTTCGGTATGGGCATCGACAAATCCAACGTGCGGTACGTCATCCATTACAACATGCCCCAAAGCATGGAGAACTACTACCAGGAGGCAGGCCGTGCCGGGCGCGACGGGCTGCCGTCCCAGTGCATTTTGCTGTTCTCGCCACAGGACATCGTCATCAACCGCTTTCTGCTGGACCACAAGGAGAATGACGACCTGGACGACGAAGCCGCCGACCTGCTGCGGGCGCGGGATAACCAGCGCCTGCAGGCCATGGCCAACTACTGCCAAACCACCGGCTGCCTGCGCAACTACATCCTGCGCTATTTTGGCGAGGAACCCGCCGAACCCTGCGGCAGCTGCGGCAACTGCGACCGCGAGTTTGAGGAGGTGGACATGACCGCCCAGGCCAAGTGGATGATCAACTGCGTAGCCGAGACCCGCGGCCGCTATGGCAAGGGTGTGGTGCTGAACACCCTGCGCGGCGCCAACATGGCCCGCCTACGGGAGCTAGGCGCGATGGATTACCGCAGTTACGGCCAGCTGAAGGACTGCACGCGGGACGAACTGGACTGTCT is a window encoding:
- a CDS encoding sigma-70 family RNA polymerase sigma factor, which gives rise to MMAKKKDFYNQSISGEDVELLAQFTGKLDKVLHNKRVSYLRKKNQKETKEVSFEANASYLEGVSCRIEVSVEECVEEKLMLEETDKHLQNLPVREYAVITCLYINEMSVKETAKELGIKPNTVSTHKKNATARIRKKMEDK
- the recQ gene encoding DNA helicase RecQ, whose protein sequence is MTAQEALKTYFGYDSFRPGQDTVVSALLSGRDALAIMPTGAGKSLCYQIPALLLPGLTLVISPLISLMQDQVKGLSAAGIPAAYINSALTENQIAKALQLAAQGSYKIIYVAPERLESPTFQSFAASAEISMLTVDEAHCISQWGQDFRPSYLRILDFIDSLPRRPIVSAFTATATREVKDDIAQTLRLRDPEIVITGFDRPNLYYRVETTRRKDAFVADYVRSHPGESGIIYCATRKNVDAVQEMLRGEDISAARYHAGMTNEERRQSQNDFIYDAAPVIVATNAFGMGIDKSNVRYVIHYNMPQSMENYYQEAGRAGRDGLPSQCILLFSPQDIVINRFLLDHKENDDLDDEAADLLRARDNQRLQAMANYCQTTGCLRNYILRYFGEEPAEPCGSCGNCDREFEEVDMTAQAKWMINCVAETRGRYGKGVVLNTLRGANMARLRELGAMDYRSYGQLKDCTRDELDCLLAQLLEEGYLVQTDDQYAVLHMGNITPLKQGAQVVVKLPPKPEPAEAAPKKHKVGKAAQKGKAALAGDSADLFEQLRALRMRLAQAEKLPPYLVFGDKTLVDMCAKAPRQLEDMKEIYGMGERKFAKYGKQFFAAIEDYRREHPEAEFTGA
- a CDS encoding site-specific integrase; translation: MVAGHLQEKNGIYYVVLTYKTYDGKRKTKWQSTGLPIKGNKRRAEAMMRELQDDFEPPVDPKGPPSKAMLFADYLVQWLEIAKSTVKLTTYASYKELSNSRIIPYFRNLGVTLGDLKAVHIQAFYQEQLERVKPNTVIHYHAVIHRALKYAVKTDLIDVNPADKVDRPKKNEFTGNFYSKDEMNALFDAVRGSKIEVAVMLTAFYGLRRSEVVGLKWAAVDFEQNTIEICHTVTTVRLDGKEVLVESNGTKTKSSKRTLPLVPVFRERLLTLQEEQKENRKLCGRCYNKKYADYICVDAMGNLLKPDYLSNSFQIILQNYHLRRIRFHDLRHSCASLLLANGVPMKMIQEWLGHSDFSTTANIYSHLDYASKVSSAEAMLNGLGMGSNPGNDT
- a CDS encoding helix-turn-helix domain-containing protein; the encoded protein is MGMFKNILVRAHHGDKEAVDKLYEQYKPLLRKYSFVNGVFDEDLHHILVIAFLEMIRTFKV
- a CDS encoding transposase, which encodes MNKTAENRQYDHEYKVQAVKLAKEIGQAKAAKEQGIPKNTMYSWVRANRLGTLDLGAGSQTPQSAMTLNEELLKLRQQVKELEKENRRLKKENDFLEEASAFFAASRLKSAKTKE
- a CDS encoding helix-turn-helix domain-containing protein, with translation MAATSFQQVTAMLVELNPQIFKKEVFCISSKGFNQRDAYRVMLRKYPDVMNIEQMCDALRISTKTGYKLLHEGKIPAMKIGRSYRIPKAHLFMYLQICGQHCRAENRQC